TTCGTGACCGATAAGGGAAAGCCGCTTTATGCTAATTTCGTTTATCGTTTGGTGACGAAAGAACTGGAATCACACACTTCTTTAGCAAAACGCAGCCCGCACGTGTTGCGACATTCTTTTGCCACGCATCTGTTGGATAACGGTGCGCCGATTCAGGGAATTAAAGAATTGTTGGGACATTCCAGTCTGGCGGCAACCCAGGTGTACACTCACAACTCTGTGGAGAAGATGTTGAAGATTTTTAAACAAGCTCACCCACGAGCATAAATTATAGGAGGAAACGATATGGACATTAGAATTAATCCTGTAGGTTTTTCAGTAAATCCAGTGCTGGAGGAGTTCATTAATAAGAAATTCTCGAAATTGGAGAAGTATCACGACGGAATTATGAGTATAGATGTTACGTTGAAATTGGAAAAAGACGATCATCTGGAAAATAAGTTGACCGAGGTGCATGTTGATGTCAAAGGGCAAGACGTGTTCGCTAAAAAGAATGCGAAAACTTTTGAAGAAACAGTGGACGAGTTGTACGATGTATTAAAGAGACAACTTGTTAAAGCGAAAGAAAAAAGAGAAAATTAAGAAAAATGATCTCATTTATTGTGAGATATGATTTTTAATTTGTACATTTGCAAGCCAAATTAAATGGGTTTTCTCGCACTTGTCTGGGTAATTTTCAGGTAAACAGCGAGTTACTTGCATGAAATTGAGTTATTGAGATAAATTGTTTAATAATAAAATTGTTTTAGAGTTATGGCTAAAGAACATTTTGACAGGTCCAAACCACACGTAAATATTGGTACTATCGGTCACGTTGACCACGGTAAAACTACTTTGACGGCTGCTATCACTACGGTATTGGCAAAAAAAGGTCTTTCTGAATTACGTTCATTCGATTCTATCGATAACGCTCCGGAAGAAAAAGAGAGAGGTATCACCATTAACACTTCTCACGTTGAATACCAGACTGCAAATCGTCACTATGCACACGTTGACTGTCCGGGACACGCCGACTATGTAAAGAACATGGTAACTGGTGCTGCTCAGATGGACGGTGCTATCTTAGTTTGTGCCGCTACTGATGGTCCGATGCCTCAGACTCGTGAGCACATCCTTTTGGCTCGTCAGGTAAACGTTCCGAGAATCGTTGTGTTCTTGAACAAAGTGGATATGGTGGACGACCCGGAAATGTTGGAGTTGGTTGAGATGGAAGTTCGTGAGTTGTTGTCATTCTATCAATATGATGGAGATAATACTCCGGTTATCTTAGGTTCTGCTCTTGGTGCTTTGAACGGAGAAGCAAAATGGGAAGAGAAAGTAATGGAGTTGATGGATGCAGTTGACAACTGGATTGAGTTACCGCAACGTGCCGTTGATAAACCGTTCTTGATGCCTGTTGAGGACGTATTCTCTATCACTGGTCGTGGAACTGTTGCTACCGGTCGTATCGAAACTGGTATCGTTCACACGAGTGATGAGTTGGAAATTATCGGTTTGGGTGCTGATGGTAAGAAAACCGTATGTACCGGAGTTGAGATGTTCCGTAAGATTCTTGACGAAGGTCAGGCTGGTGATAACGTTGGTTTGTTACTTCGTGGTATCGACAAAGACGAGATCAAACGTGGTATGGTATTGGCAAAACCGGGTTCTGTTAAACCGCACGATAAATTCAAAGCTGAGGTTTATATCTTGAAGAAAGAAGAAGGTGGTCGTCACACTCCGTTCCACAACAGATACAGACCTCAATTCTATATCCGTACCTTGGACGTTACCGGTGAAATCACTCTTCCAGAAGGACGTGAGATGGTAATGCCTGGTGATAACTTGACAATCACTGTTGAGTTGATCACTCCGGTTGCTTGTAACGTAGGTTTGCGTTTCGCTATCCGTGAAGGTGGTAGAACTGTAGGTGCTGGTCAGATCACAGAGATCTTAGACTAATACAATTTTAGATCTAATGATTTTAGATTGTAGATTCGCAATTTAAAATTTAAAATTTAAAATAATGAGCCGGCTTCGGTCGGCTCACACACGGGAGTGGCTCAGTTGGTAGAGCATCGGTCTCCAAAACCGAGGGTCGGGAGTTCGAACCTCTCCTCCCGTGCAAATTAAATATAGAACAAATGAAGATTAAAAGTTATATATCAGATGTTTATAACGAGCTGGTGAATAAAGTAACTTGGCCCACGTGGTCTGAGCTCCAGAGTAGTGCAACAATTGTGATGATTGCTTCCGTTATCATAGCGTTGTGCATTTTTGCAATGGATTTTTCGTTCAGACATATCGTGACCGGTATATATAATTTGTTTTACTAAAAATCTTGGAGGTCTAACATGGCTGAAATGAAAAAAAGATGGTATGTACTTCGGACCATTGGAGGAAAAGAGAAGAAGGTAAAGGAGTACATCGAGAACGAAATCGCCAGTTTAGGGCTTCAGGATTACGTTTCACAGGTTTTAGTACCTGCAGAGAAGGTGTATCAGGTGCGTAACGGGAAAAAGTATAGCAGTGAGCGAAATCTTTATCCGGGTTACGTGTTGATCGAGGCCGCACTCGTTGGAGAAATCCCTCACATACTTCGTGACATCACGAATGTGATCGGCTTCCTGGGGGAAACCAAAGGAGGAGACCCTGTACCGATGCGACAAGCAGAGGTAAACCGGATCTTGGGTACAGTAGATGAACTTGCGGAACAACCAGAAGAAATAAGTATCCCTTATTTCGTTGGTGAGTCAGTTAAAGTGACTGACGGACCGTTTAATGGTTTTACCGGTGTGATAGAGGAGGTGAATACGGACAAGAAACGCTTGAAAGTAATTGTCAAGATTTTCGGACGGAAAACACCACTCGAATTAAGTTTCATGCAGGTAGAAAAAGAATAACAATTATTTGATTAAAAACAATCATGGCAAAACAAGTTGAAGCTATTATCAAGCTGCAAATTAAAGCCGGAGCTGCTAATCCTTCGCCTCCAGTAGGACCG
The window above is part of the Butyricimonas paravirosa genome. Proteins encoded here:
- the hpf gene encoding ribosome hibernation-promoting factor, HPF/YfiA family; its protein translation is MDIRINPVGFSVNPVLEEFINKKFSKLEKYHDGIMSIDVTLKLEKDDHLENKLTEVHVDVKGQDVFAKKNAKTFEETVDELYDVLKRQLVKAKEKREN
- the tuf gene encoding elongation factor Tu; translation: MAKEHFDRSKPHVNIGTIGHVDHGKTTLTAAITTVLAKKGLSELRSFDSIDNAPEEKERGITINTSHVEYQTANRHYAHVDCPGHADYVKNMVTGAAQMDGAILVCAATDGPMPQTREHILLARQVNVPRIVVFLNKVDMVDDPEMLELVEMEVRELLSFYQYDGDNTPVILGSALGALNGEAKWEEKVMELMDAVDNWIELPQRAVDKPFLMPVEDVFSITGRGTVATGRIETGIVHTSDELEIIGLGADGKKTVCTGVEMFRKILDEGQAGDNVGLLLRGIDKDEIKRGMVLAKPGSVKPHDKFKAEVYILKKEEGGRHTPFHNRYRPQFYIRTLDVTGEITLPEGREMVMPGDNLTITVELITPVACNVGLRFAIREGGRTVGAGQITEILD
- the secE gene encoding preprotein translocase subunit SecE, giving the protein MKIKSYISDVYNELVNKVTWPTWSELQSSATIVMIASVIIALCIFAMDFSFRHIVTGIYNLFY
- the nusG gene encoding transcription termination/antitermination protein NusG produces the protein MAEMKKRWYVLRTIGGKEKKVKEYIENEIASLGLQDYVSQVLVPAEKVYQVRNGKKYSSERNLYPGYVLIEAALVGEIPHILRDITNVIGFLGETKGGDPVPMRQAEVNRILGTVDELAEQPEEISIPYFVGESVKVTDGPFNGFTGVIEEVNTDKKRLKVIVKIFGRKTPLELSFMQVEKE